CATCCCGAACAAATGGATCAGCCCCTTGATGAACACCTTGGGGTCCATGGCAGGGCTGCCTTCGACCTGGATATGAATCATGGCGACCGGGCCGGCTTCATGCAGTCGCGTCATGGCCTCGTGGTCATCCTGCATGCCCGGAACAAAATAGGTGCCGCTGGCGGGCATCTGCGCCTTGAGCGCCTGGCCCAATGCCACATCATCCGTGGCCGTCTGCATGACGCTGGTGGGCACCGGACTCATCCAGAACACAGCCCCCCAGACGAACATCGCGATCGCGGCCAGCAGGCCACCGAGTACATAGCGCTTCATGATTCGATCCCCTTTGTGGATTCCACCACCGGTCCCCCCGGTGGATGCATCCTAGCGCGGTCGTGATCGGGACTGCCACGAGCGCGCCGAGGATCAGTTCGTCGGCGCGTCGCCGAGATAGGCGCGGCTGTCCTGGCTGCGGCGCTCGGCCTGAATGGCATTGAGATTGAACATGACGACTGCGGCAATCCGTGGGGCCTGGCGCACCAGCTGCCGCAGATCAGCACTGCTGAAGCGAATCAGGCGGACCGGTGATTGGGCGACCACATTGGCCGTCCGTGCCTGCTGAAACAGTCCGACCTCGCCGACCAGCGCGCCACGGCCGAGTGTGGCGACATGCCAATCCCGGTCTGCCCGGTCTCGATCCACGCGCAGTTCGCCATCGATGACGACAAAACACTCGTCGCTGTGGTCGCCGGCACGCATGATCACGGCGCCAGCGGGTCTTGTCTGCAAATCGGTCAGCAGGGCGAAGGTGCGGGCCTGTCGTTTGCTCAGTCCGGCCAGCAGGGGAATCTGATGCTGGGGATCGGTGCCCAGGTCCAGGCGTAGCGTGTCCCACAGCGTGACAAAGCGCATGCGCGCGGCCAGTAGCGGGGTGAGAAACACGTCGCAACACCAGGCGACCATGAGTGCCAGCGCGCAGAGCAAGCCGAATTGCAGATGTGCTTCCAGAGCGGTGGCCATCAGGCAGATGAAGCCGACGATCAGCGCCAGCGTGGTCATTGTGATCGGCAGCAGTGTTTGCTCCAGGGCCTCGATGGCCGCCGGACGTTCCGCTGCGCGGCGACGGGCCAGGGCGTGGTAGCGCGCGAAGTAGTGCAGCGTGTCGTCCACGGCGATACCCAGCACCACGCAGGCAGCCAGTCCAGTCACCGGCCCCAGTTGCAGGCCCGACCAGCCAATGAAGCCGAAGAAGGCCAGCAGGGGCAGGGTGTTCGGCAGCAACAGCAGCAGTCCGGTGCGGGCCGAGGCGAAGAGGATGCCGAGCAACACCCACATGGCCGCCAGCGCCAGCAGCAGCGAGCGACTCTGACTTTTTGCAAGCGCTTCCGCCGAAGCCTGCAGCCGTTGCAGGCTGCCACGGACCGTGGTGGTGGCCGAGGGCAGGCTCCGCCGGAGACCGGCCAGTGCCTGGTCGATGTCGTCGAGTAGCTGGGCAGCCTCGCCGGAGCCGGTGACAGGCGTGCTGAGCTGCAGGCGTGCAACCCGAAACCTGCGATCGATCCGGTCATACACCGAATCGCTGGTACCGAACACCAGCAGTTGAGCCAATGCTGGACCCGCGGGCAGGTCGGCATCCTTTTGGCCGAACCACTGGCTTGCCGCGCGGGCATGGTCCAGATGCGTGAAAACCGTACCGACACGGGCGTTGGCCTCCAGCGTCTGCTCTAGCTGCTTCAAGGTGGCGTGCGCGCCGGGCTCGATCCAGGCCTGGGGTCGGTCCAGGGCGATCTCGATGTCCAGCGTCTGTAATCCGCCCACCGCGTGATTGAGTCGCTCGAAGTTCTGACGGGCGGGGTCTTGTGTGGGCAGGCCGCGCATCGGATCAAGTTCGTGGGTCACACGCACCGCGCCTACGGCGAGTCCGATGAGCAGCAAGGCCCAGACGAACAACAATCGCTTGGATCCATGGGCTGTCAGACGGGCGGCCAGCCCGAGTACGGGTTGGAGCAGCTGCGGCCAGCCACGCCGCCAGTGCGGTTTGCGGGCACGTGTGCGCAGCACCAGCGGCAGCACGGTGAGCACGCTCAGCGCCGAGAACCCGGCGCCGAGGCTGGCCAGCAGGGCGAAGTCTCGGATGGCTGGCGCCGGGCTGAGCGCGAGCGCCAGCAGGCCCGCGATGGTGGTCGCGGCCGTGAGCAGCATCGGCTGGCGTACGGCTCGAACGGCCTCCGTCAGGGTGTCCGTGCTCGCCGAGCTGGCGATGAGGTGCATGGCGTAGGCCAGCGTCAGTGTGGCCGTTAGCGCGGGCGCGATCAGCGTCACCATGTCCAGTGGAATGCCCAGCGCCCGCTGCGCGGCCAGTGTCCAGAGCAGGCTGACAACCATGCTCAGGACAATGCCAGCGGCCGCGCGCAGGCTGCGCCACAGCAGCAGCATCAGGAGAATGAATCCGGCGCTGCCACCGACCAGCAGCCGTGAAAGCCCGGTTTCGATCACCTGCGCCTGGGCCTGATCCAGCAGCTGGGGAGCGGTGATTGAGGTGCTGAGTCCGTCGATGCGACTCAGCGCGAGCACCGCGTCTGCCAGCTGGGTCAGGTCGGTACCGGCATGCGACTCGATCCGGCCGAGCAGCGCCGTACCATCTGCGCTAACCCATCGGTCTCTGATCAGCGGGTGCTGCGACAGCGATGCGGCGTCGATGCGGCCGATGTTCGGGGCAAGCTGGGTTGGCAGTTTCACGTCGCTGACGGCGGGCAGGGCGCGTAGATCGGACGCCCGTGCGTCAATGGCAGCGAGTTGCGCCGCGGTGATCGGGGTGTCGCCGTGCCAGCCCAGCACCAACACGTGGTCTATGGGCGGGCCAGGCGTCGATTGCAGGCGCTCGGTCGAGACATCAATCGCCGGGCCAGGACCAGACTGGACCAGCCACGCCACGGCCCAGGCCGTGAGCGCCGCCAGAACAAGCCATCGGCCTCGGGCCCACAGGGGCATGGTGTTACTCGACGGTCATGAACAGGCGCGGATCGAATGCGGCATCGTTCAGGTCGGCGTGATAGCGGACATCACCCAGGTGCAGCTCCGTGCGTCTGTTCGGGGTGCGCAGGTCCTGCATGGTCCATTCGTGCCCGACGAAACGGCCGTCTTCCTTGGACAGAATCTCCGGATTGAGTTGGAGCTGCTTGAGCTGATGCCCGTCTGGTGCAAAGAAATCGACACGGAGTGCCAAGCATGTGCGCTGGTCGACATGGCTGATGATGCGCCCATAGGGCGAGGCGTTGCGCTGTGCGGGTCGGACCGCGAGTCGATATACGGGGCGGTCACCCAGCATCCCGTCGTCTTCGCGTGCGACATGGGCTTGGCTGAACACCCCGAAAATCTGTTTGAGGTCAACGTAGCTGAAATCCGTGCCCCAGAGGTTGCTCCACACCATCTCACCATCAATTTCCCGCGTGGCGCGCAGGCTGGGCAGGTAAATGCGGACATCGTCGTGTTCCACGCCGCTGCGCAGCAGGTAGCGGGTGCCGGCCAGCTCCTCTGGGCGTAGTACGTGCAGCATCAGGTTGATGGCGCGTTCGCCGATCCGGCGACCGTACATCTGGATCACCATGCGTCGCTCGATGCTGGCGCCGTCATAAGTCGTAATCCCCAGCATCTGCGAGAACGTTTCCTGGGGAACGTTGCCGTTCATGCATAGGGTGACATCTTCGGCCGACTCCAGCTGCGCCGCAGCCGGCGCTGCCCAAAGGCACAGAAGAGCGACCAGACTGGCCAGTCGCGCGGTCAGGTGGGGGCGTGGACGAAGGTCAGCGCGATGTTCTGTCATGGCTAGGCGGGGTTGGGAGACGCCCTCATCATCGTGGACCCAGCTGCTGGAGGCCAGTGCTGATCACGGGACGGGCCGTTGTGCCTTGAGTTGCTCCAGGGCCTGCTGCATGGCCAAGGCCTCGTTTGTGAACAGCCAATTGGCGCCGCGCTGGATTTCGCGGCTCAGGCTGTTGCGTGAGCGGGGGAATCCCAGTGCCAGCTCCTGGCCAGCCGCCAGGTGTTGCCGCGCCCGTCGACCGGTGAGCAGCGCGTAATGCGCGCCGATGGCGGCCTGGCGGCGCGTCAGTACATGGTCGCTAATCTGGGCGATGTTGAACCGGGCAATGCTGATCTTGGCCGATTCCGGAACGTCGACAAAGCGGTCCATCATGGCGGGGTGCAGACTCATTAAATGGAAGTCTCGTCCCGGCTCCAGCGAGCCGAGCGCCTCCATCAGGGCTCGGCAGTACGCGGCCTCGTCCGGATAGGGCTCCTGCTTGATCTCGATCATCAGGTGGAAGCGCCGGGCATAGCGCTGGACAAACCCGGCTGCCGTGGGGATGTCTGGTGCAATGGAAGCGAGCGTCGTCTGCGACAGTTGGTCCAGCCGTTCGCCGCGTCCGTGCACGCGCTGCAAGTCCTCGTCGTGGTAGACGACAGGCACGCCGTCGGCAGTAAATCGGATATCGAACTCCAGCCCCCAGACCCCCGAGTCCCGCAGTGGATCAAAGGCGGCATAGGTGTTCTCGCGGACGGCGGGCGTCGGACGTTCTCCGCGATGCGAGATGATCCGGGCGGCCTCCAGCCGGGTCGGTGGCGGCGGGCGGCGCGGCAGGGCTGCCATGACCGCATCGACACCACGCATGAGCAGGTCATCCATGGCCGGAGCCTGATGCTTGGGCGGATGCGTACTATACGGCCAGACACTCAAACGGCGATGCTGCTCCGTGACTCGCAAACCTCGAACCCGCCTGGCACATCTGGGGCGCAACCCGGCGCGCGACCAGGGGCTGGTCAATACACCGGTGGGGCGCGCATCCACCGTGGTCTTTCCGACACTGGCCGAGCTTCGGGCCGCGACAGCGCGCCCGCAGGAGGGCGTGTTCTACGGCCGTTTTGGCACCCACAACCGGCATGACCTAGAGGCTGCAGTCGCCGACCTCGACGGTGCGGACGGGGCGGTGGCGGTGCCGTCGGGTTTGGCCGCCTGTGTGCTGGCGATTCTGTCTCAGGTCCGCAACGGCGACGACGTGCTGGTCTCGGACAATGTTTACTGGCCGACGCGCAAGAGTTGCGATGATCTGTTGCAGCGGCTGGGGGTCACGGTTCGCTATTTTGATCCCGCCATCGGCGGTGATATCGCGCAACTCATCCAGGCGAACACCCGGTTGATTTACCTTGAGTCACCGGGTTCGGTCACCTTCGAGGTGTCGGATGTGCCGGCCATTTGCCGGGCCGCTCAGGCGGCCGGGTGCGTGACCGCGCTCGATAACACCTGGGCCACATCGCTGGGCTTCGATGCCATTGGTCATGGCGTGGATCTGGTTGTGCACGCGGCCACCAAGTACCTGGTGGGACACTCCGACGCCATGCTAGGCGTGGTATCGGGTTCGGGGGCCGCGCTGCAGCGCGTGCGGGATGGCTCCATGCAGCTGGGGCATAGCGTCTCCCCAGATGACTGCGCGCTGGCCCTGCGCGGGCTGCGCACCCTGGCCGTGCGGCTTGATCAACACACCCGATCAGCGCTACGGGTCTGCGAATGGCTATCCGAACAGCCCGAGGTGCAGGACATCCTGTTCCCGCCCTGGCCGGCGGATGCCGGACACGCCCTTTGGTCGCGCGACTTTGCCGGCGGCTGTGGGCTCATGGCGATCCGGCTGACCGCCCTGGACGAACAGCAGCTGGCCGCGTTTGTCGATGGCTTCGAACTCTTTGCCCTGGGCTACAGCTGGGGTGGGTACGAAAGCCTCATCCTGCCCACCGACCCGCGCCCGCTGCGATCGGCAAGCCCTTGGACCCAACCCGGCCAGCTGATTCGGCTGCATATCGGGCTGGAGGCAGTCGAGGACCTGCTCGAGGACCTTGCCGCGGGCTTTCAGCGACTGCGCTTAGTCCTATAAGTCTGCGAGCTAGCGCCTAGCGGCCTTAGCGTTTCCAGAACTCGGCGTTCTCGATCTCCAGCGCGTCGGGGTCGAACACCGGATCGGTGCCCGCCTTGCGCTGCCGCTCGTAGTCCTTGAGTGCCTTGAGTGCGGGCCGTTGGATGATGAGGATGGCGATGATGTTGAGCCAGGCCATCAGTCCCACGCCGATATCACCCATGGCCCAGGCGAGGTTGGCGCTACGAACCGTCCCGTAAGTGACGGCGGCAAGAATGCCGATACGCAGTGCCAGGATCATCCAGGGCCGCTGGGCTTTGCGGTTGATATAGGCGATGTTCGTCTCGGCCATGTAGTAGTAGGCGATGATCGTCGTGAACGCGAAGAACAGCAGCGCCACGGCAATAAAGCCTGAGCCCCAGCCGGGCA
Above is a window of Abyssibacter profundi DNA encoding:
- a CDS encoding MMPL family transporter; the protein is MPLWARGRWLVLAALTAWAVAWLVQSGPGPAIDVSTERLQSTPGPPIDHVLVLGWHGDTPITAAQLAAIDARASDLRALPAVSDVKLPTQLAPNIGRIDAASLSQHPLIRDRWVSADGTALLGRIESHAGTDLTQLADAVLALSRIDGLSTSITAPQLLDQAQAQVIETGLSRLLVGGSAGFILLMLLLWRSLRAAAGIVLSMVVSLLWTLAAQRALGIPLDMVTLIAPALTATLTLAYAMHLIASSASTDTLTEAVRAVRQPMLLTAATTIAGLLALALSPAPAIRDFALLASLGAGFSALSVLTVLPLVLRTRARKPHWRRGWPQLLQPVLGLAARLTAHGSKRLLFVWALLLIGLAVGAVRVTHELDPMRGLPTQDPARQNFERLNHAVGGLQTLDIEIALDRPQAWIEPGAHATLKQLEQTLEANARVGTVFTHLDHARAASQWFGQKDADLPAGPALAQLLVFGTSDSVYDRIDRRFRVARLQLSTPVTGSGEAAQLLDDIDQALAGLRRSLPSATTTVRGSLQRLQASAEALAKSQSRSLLLALAAMWVLLGILFASARTGLLLLLPNTLPLLAFFGFIGWSGLQLGPVTGLAACVVLGIAVDDTLHYFARYHALARRRAAERPAAIEALEQTLLPITMTTLALIVGFICLMATALEAHLQFGLLCALALMVAWCCDVFLTPLLAARMRFVTLWDTLRLDLGTDPQHQIPLLAGLSKRQARTFALLTDLQTRPAGAVIMRAGDHSDECFVVIDGELRVDRDRADRDWHVATLGRGALVGEVGLFQQARTANVVAQSPVRLIRFSSADLRQLVRQAPRIAAVVMFNLNAIQAERRSQDSRAYLGDAPTN
- a CDS encoding outer membrane lipoprotein-sorting protein, with the translated sequence MTEHRADLRPRPHLTARLASLVALLCLWAAPAAAQLESAEDVTLCMNGNVPQETFSQMLGITTYDGASIERRMVIQMYGRRIGERAINLMLHVLRPEELAGTRYLLRSGVEHDDVRIYLPSLRATREIDGEMVWSNLWGTDFSYVDLKQIFGVFSQAHVAREDDGMLGDRPVYRLAVRPAQRNASPYGRIISHVDQRTCLALRVDFFAPDGHQLKQLQLNPEILSKEDGRFVGHEWTMQDLRTPNRRTELHLGDVRYHADLNDAAFDPRLFMTVE
- a CDS encoding glycerophosphodiester phosphodiesterase, whose amino-acid sequence is MDDLLMRGVDAVMAALPRRPPPPTRLEAARIISHRGERPTPAVRENTYAAFDPLRDSGVWGLEFDIRFTADGVPVVYHDEDLQRVHGRGERLDQLSQTTLASIAPDIPTAAGFVQRYARRFHLMIEIKQEPYPDEAAYCRALMEALGSLEPGRDFHLMSLHPAMMDRFVDVPESAKISIARFNIAQISDHVLTRRQAAIGAHYALLTGRRARQHLAAGQELALGFPRSRNSLSREIQRGANWLFTNEALAMQQALEQLKAQRPVP
- the metC gene encoding cystathionine beta-lyase, which encodes MTRKPRTRLAHLGRNPARDQGLVNTPVGRASTVVFPTLAELRAATARPQEGVFYGRFGTHNRHDLEAAVADLDGADGAVAVPSGLAACVLAILSQVRNGDDVLVSDNVYWPTRKSCDDLLQRLGVTVRYFDPAIGGDIAQLIQANTRLIYLESPGSVTFEVSDVPAICRAAQAAGCVTALDNTWATSLGFDAIGHGVDLVVHAATKYLVGHSDAMLGVVSGSGAALQRVRDGSMQLGHSVSPDDCALALRGLRTLAVRLDQHTRSALRVCEWLSEQPEVQDILFPPWPADAGHALWSRDFAGGCGLMAIRLTALDEQQLAAFVDGFELFALGYSWGGYESLILPTDPRPLRSASPWTQPGQLIRLHIGLEAVEDLLEDLAAGFQRLRLVL